A DNA window from Actinomycetes bacterium contains the following coding sequences:
- a CDS encoding shikimate kinase — translation MSPVLVLIGAPGSGKSAVGAVVAEQLGLEFRDTDKDTEVAAQMSIPDIFIAEGEEGFRARERSAVAAAVADHQGVLAIGGGAVLDADTRADLAGLPLVWLQVGATEAAKRAGISGPRPLLLGNVRTTWLSQLKQREPLYRELATHEVGTDGRTIEDVAHEVVSLAEVGHKQ, via the coding sequence ATGTCGCCAGTCCTTGTGCTGATTGGTGCACCCGGGTCTGGAAAATCTGCGGTCGGTGCGGTGGTCGCTGAACAGTTGGGCCTAGAGTTTCGCGACACTGACAAAGACACCGAAGTTGCTGCTCAGATGAGCATTCCGGACATCTTCATCGCCGAAGGGGAGGAAGGGTTTCGTGCTCGAGAGCGATCTGCGGTGGCGGCTGCAGTAGCTGATCATCAAGGTGTGTTGGCGATCGGTGGTGGGGCAGTGCTGGATGCTGACACCCGTGCTGATCTCGCCGGGTTACCCCTGGTGTGGCTGCAAGTGGGCGCCACTGAAGCCGCCAAACGGGCAGGCATAAGTGGCCCGCGACCACTGCTGCTGGGAAACGTCCGCACCACCTGGCTATCTCAGCTGAAACAGCGTGAACCGTTGTATCGCGAACTCGCGACTCACGAGGTGGGCACCGACGGTCGTACGATCGAGGACGTGGCCCACGAGGTCGTGTCGCTAGCGGAAGTGGGGCATAAGCAATGA
- the aroB gene encoding 3-dehydroquinate synthase produces MSTEVMVAGDQPYRVTIGRQLTDDIVAAIPERTERVGVLCAPFFNAMAVELADRIAETGRQPLVIPLADVEEAKTVESAASCWEALGAAGFTRTDCLIGFGGGATTDLAGFVAATWLRGVPIIQVPTTLLGMVDAAVGGKTGINTAAGKNLVGAIHPPHAVFCDLDQLTTLPRPDLAAGLAEVIKAGFIRDQVILDLVSAGPEVALDPNSAVLTELVERAVQVKAAVVADDLTESVDRELGREVLNYGHTLGHAIERAEQYRWRHGDAVSVGMCFAASLAHAAGRLDAEAAQRHRQILTAVGLPISYPAADFDQLVAAMRVDKKARGATMRFIVLDGIGQPGLLVGPDEGMLRIALQEVS; encoded by the coding sequence ATGAGCACCGAAGTCATGGTCGCTGGCGATCAGCCCTACCGGGTGACTATCGGGCGGCAACTCACTGACGACATCGTCGCGGCCATCCCGGAGCGAACTGAACGAGTGGGCGTACTGTGTGCGCCCTTCTTCAACGCAATGGCGGTCGAGTTGGCCGATCGGATTGCGGAAACGGGTCGGCAGCCACTGGTGATTCCGTTGGCTGATGTTGAGGAAGCGAAAACAGTTGAATCGGCTGCCTCCTGCTGGGAGGCACTCGGCGCTGCTGGTTTCACTCGTACCGACTGCTTGATCGGATTTGGCGGTGGGGCGACCACTGATCTTGCCGGATTTGTCGCGGCCACCTGGCTGCGCGGTGTACCGATCATTCAGGTGCCCACCACTTTACTCGGCATGGTGGACGCTGCTGTTGGCGGCAAAACTGGAATTAACACCGCCGCGGGTAAGAATCTGGTGGGGGCGATTCACCCGCCACACGCGGTCTTCTGTGATCTTGATCAACTGACTACATTGCCGCGCCCCGATCTGGCCGCCGGGCTGGCTGAGGTTATTAAGGCTGGTTTCATCAGGGATCAGGTGATCTTGGATTTAGTGTCGGCGGGTCCAGAAGTGGCGCTAGACCCGAACTCTGCGGTGCTGACTGAATTGGTGGAACGTGCGGTGCAAGTCAAAGCCGCGGTGGTGGCAGACGATTTGACCGAATCCGTGGATCGGGAACTGGGCCGGGAGGTGTTGAACTACGGCCATACGTTGGGACACGCGATCGAACGTGCCGAGCAGTATCGCTGGCGGCACGGCGACGCGGTCTCGGTGGGGATGTGTTTCGCGGCGTCACTGGCTCACGCGGCCGGACGATTAGATGCGGAAGCGGCCCAGCGACATCGACAAATTCTGACTGCGGTGGGATTACCGATCAGTTATCCGGCTGCAGATTTTGACCAGCTAGTTGCCGCAATGCGAGTGGATAAAAAGGCCCGAGGCGCAACAATGCGTTTCATTGTGCTGGATGGAATCGGTCAGCCCGGACTGCTGGTCGGTCCGGACGAAGGCATGTTGCGCATTGCGCTACAGGAGGTGTCATGA
- the aroQ gene encoding type II 3-dehydroquinate dehydratase: MSTRVLVLNGPNLGRLGLREPEIYGAEAYEDLVSACEKWAAAVGLSVEVRQTDDEAELVHWLHEAADGQVPVILNPAAFTHYSYAMRDACAMLTAPLIEVHISNPAAREEFRHTSVVAGVATGTIAGFGLTSYQLAIQALAERN, encoded by the coding sequence ATGAGTACGCGAGTACTTGTCTTGAATGGACCCAACCTCGGGCGACTGGGACTGCGGGAGCCGGAGATCTACGGCGCTGAGGCGTATGAAGACCTAGTTTCCGCCTGTGAAAAGTGGGCTGCCGCGGTCGGGCTGAGTGTCGAAGTCAGGCAAACCGATGATGAGGCGGAACTTGTGCACTGGCTGCATGAGGCCGCAGATGGCCAAGTCCCGGTGATTTTGAATCCAGCAGCCTTCACGCACTACTCCTACGCCATGCGTGATGCCTGCGCGATGTTGACTGCACCACTCATCGAGGTTCACATCAGCAATCCGGCAGCACGCGAGGAGTTCCGGCATACCAGTGTTGTGGCGGGTGTAGCTACTGGGACTATCGCTGGTTTCGGACTGACGTCCTACCAGTTGGCGATCCAGGCACTCGCAGAGCGAAACTAG